The proteins below come from a single Pseudodesulfovibrio sp. JC047 genomic window:
- a CDS encoding FapA family protein, with translation MADEKAHTKGLDARFRFAMSKDGMKLGVNRYFPPDGGEQPSVSLLRKQVAEAGVQLPVDDVAARRIIDAITQEKEFKGITLVRGIPAQEPRDATLMALGDLKFPVFPNDRFIRFRKAQKAANGQTIDGHTLTPKGVFKPEEISIEAGDNVHWDAVSQSYISEVWGMASVSDGIVSVFPIPRISEDAVEISGTLHHQDFKGNRITPKRIDKEMRDLGVVIDVDRTALDEKLSQAKRLGLPLHEQTLVKGAHPVPGRDGWLEYLVTTRETTGTEDTSGRLDFRNRGTYPTVRTNQAIGKLHPPTTGEGGIDLYGKTIPAHEGKELHVHLGENVMLDDDEITFRSKAKGIVVMERNTLSVTECLVIPGNVDLNSGNIKVEHGSIKILGSVQAGFSVSAPAHVIVEGSIESATVYAGDLIEVKGGILMPDGGEVVCDGDIIANYMTNANVRAGGDIHVANEILNSTISADGRLFATSGKGVINGGTILTRKGVEANETSSELGVITVIGVYLEQQEDDDLRLKRNKVRQAIAKIDEAIGTSSPKELLTRAPKDKRQAIAKVLKHRAALAKCHQSVENRMQDLMVAHQRELDGIDIQVKRMVYPGTTIKFCKKVKPITQRMEASTFFFSEKDRDILTR, from the coding sequence ATGGCAGACGAAAAAGCACATACAAAAGGCCTGGACGCACGATTTCGTTTCGCCATGTCCAAAGACGGCATGAAACTTGGAGTGAACCGCTATTTCCCTCCCGATGGAGGAGAGCAGCCCAGCGTCAGTCTGCTGCGAAAACAGGTTGCCGAAGCCGGTGTCCAGCTTCCCGTTGACGATGTCGCTGCCAGACGAATCATCGATGCCATCACTCAAGAAAAAGAATTCAAGGGCATCACTCTGGTGCGAGGCATTCCAGCACAAGAGCCCCGAGACGCAACACTCATGGCCCTTGGCGATCTCAAATTTCCTGTTTTCCCGAACGATCGATTCATTCGATTCCGCAAGGCCCAAAAAGCCGCGAACGGTCAGACCATCGACGGTCATACATTGACGCCCAAAGGCGTTTTCAAACCGGAAGAAATCTCCATCGAAGCCGGAGACAACGTCCACTGGGATGCCGTTAGCCAGTCATATATTTCCGAAGTATGGGGTATGGCCTCAGTCTCGGACGGCATTGTTTCGGTCTTCCCCATTCCACGCATTTCAGAAGACGCCGTGGAAATTTCGGGAACACTTCACCATCAGGACTTCAAAGGCAACCGCATCACCCCGAAACGCATTGACAAGGAAATGCGTGATCTCGGCGTCGTCATTGACGTTGACCGCACAGCACTTGACGAAAAGCTGAGCCAAGCCAAAAGACTTGGCCTTCCCTTGCACGAACAGACGCTCGTCAAAGGCGCACACCCGGTTCCGGGTCGGGATGGTTGGCTCGAATATCTCGTTACCACCAGAGAGACAACTGGGACCGAAGACACGTCGGGACGATTGGATTTTCGCAACAGGGGAACCTATCCGACAGTCCGAACCAATCAGGCCATCGGCAAATTGCACCCACCCACAACGGGAGAAGGAGGCATTGACCTCTATGGCAAGACCATCCCGGCTCATGAAGGGAAAGAACTGCATGTCCACCTTGGCGAAAACGTGATGCTCGATGACGACGAGATCACCTTTCGCTCCAAGGCAAAAGGCATCGTCGTCATGGAACGCAACACGCTTTCCGTCACCGAATGTCTCGTTATTCCGGGCAATGTGGACCTGAATTCCGGCAACATCAAGGTGGAGCACGGCTCCATCAAGATTCTCGGGTCCGTCCAGGCCGGATTTTCCGTCTCAGCCCCGGCGCACGTCATTGTCGAAGGGTCCATCGAAAGCGCCACGGTCTATGCCGGAGACCTGATCGAGGTCAAAGGGGGCATCCTCATGCCGGATGGGGGAGAAGTGGTCTGTGACGGGGACATCATTGCCAACTACATGACCAATGCGAATGTCCGGGCCGGAGGCGACATCCATGTGGCCAACGAAATCCTCAACTCCACGATCTCTGCGGATGGTCGTTTATTCGCCACTTCGGGCAAAGGCGTCATCAATGGTGGAACGATCCTGACTCGCAAAGGCGTCGAAGCCAACGAGACCAGCTCGGAGCTTGGCGTGATTACCGTCATCGGGGTCTACCTTGAACAACAGGAAGATGACGACCTCCGCCTGAAACGGAACAAGGTGCGGCAGGCCATCGCGAAAATCGACGAGGCCATCGGCACATCGTCTCCCAAGGAACTGCTCACCCGCGCACCCAAGGACAAACGACAGGCCATCGCCAAAGTGCTCAAACATCGGGCCGCTCTGGCCAAATGTCATCAATCGGTGGAAAACAGGATGCAAGACCTCATGGTTGCTCATCAACGGGAACTCGATGGCATCGACATTCAGGTCAAACGAATGGTCTACCCGGGAACCACCATCAAATTCTGCAAAAAGGTCAAGCCCATCACGCAGCGCATGGAAGCGAGTACCTTCTTTTTCAGCGAAAAGGACCGCGATATACTGACCAGATAA